A part of Synergistales bacterium genomic DNA contains:
- a CDS encoding sodium:solute symporter family protein, with protein MLTMHMVDMVVVALYFCSLVGIGYYIMRQAKKGETSEAFLAASRDMGLVRTTGSAAATDLGGGFSIAMGGLGFSLGIAGSWLIACSGLSAMLAALFLVPKLKHWSDKVLGLTTGDLFETRFGKKAGLMAAILIGLAWFAFVGGQVVAGAKLVAGTVGLSVTTGIIIAGIVVLAYTTMGGLKAVITLDVYQLSILFFGLICIMVPVGLVKVGGISGLQAALIEQGNGSLLDWGAVSWKQFFGWFFSIFPVWFISIATFQRVIAAKDAKTAKTGIFLVGFPIEWPLFAIGTTLVGMIAHVLLPELNDAELATPKMIMALLPVGLSGLVIAAYLAAVLSTADSCLMGPVAIFTNDIYHKLINPEADDAKLTMVSRVATLVLGVLAILLAYSLPNILSLVLYAYTFGAAGLFFPMLALLFWRRATAAGAFWSILLGGGSALVWSFLPYDLPSSYIGWGVSAVVIVVVSLMTEHSPEEKIDIFFPEKYGA; from the coding sequence ATGCTTACCATGCATATGGTGGATATGGTAGTTGTAGCTCTTTATTTCTGTTCTCTTGTAGGAATCGGCTATTATATCATGCGTCAGGCGAAGAAGGGCGAGACCTCCGAGGCCTTCCTCGCAGCGAGTCGGGACATGGGACTGGTTCGGACCACAGGTTCCGCAGCGGCCACGGACCTGGGCGGCGGATTCAGCATTGCCATGGGCGGACTGGGGTTCAGCCTGGGGATTGCCGGTTCCTGGCTGATCGCCTGTTCGGGGCTGAGCGCCATGCTGGCGGCACTCTTCCTTGTGCCAAAGCTGAAACATTGGTCAGACAAGGTCCTCGGCCTCACCACCGGCGACCTCTTCGAAACGCGCTTCGGCAAGAAGGCGGGGCTGATGGCGGCGATCCTCATCGGACTAGCCTGGTTCGCCTTCGTAGGCGGCCAGGTTGTCGCCGGTGCCAAGCTTGTGGCCGGTACTGTAGGCCTCAGCGTCACCACCGGTATCATCATCGCCGGGATTGTTGTGCTGGCCTACACCACCATGGGCGGATTGAAAGCGGTTATTACCCTGGACGTCTATCAGCTTTCCATACTCTTCTTCGGGCTTATCTGCATCATGGTCCCCGTAGGGCTTGTCAAGGTAGGTGGTATCTCCGGTCTGCAGGCGGCGCTGATCGAGCAGGGCAACGGGAGTCTGCTGGACTGGGGAGCCGTGAGCTGGAAGCAGTTCTTCGGGTGGTTCTTCTCCATCTTCCCGGTCTGGTTCATCTCCATCGCCACCTTCCAGCGTGTCATCGCCGCCAAGGACGCAAAGACTGCCAAAACCGGTATTTTCCTTGTAGGCTTTCCCATTGAGTGGCCGCTTTTTGCCATCGGCACCACCCTGGTGGGCATGATCGCCCATGTGCTGCTGCCCGAGCTGAACGACGCCGAGCTGGCCACCCCCAAGATGATCATGGCGCTCCTGCCGGTGGGGCTCTCCGGGCTGGTCATCGCGGCCTACCTGGCGGCGGTGCTCTCCACGGCCGACTCCTGCCTCATGGGGCCTGTGGCCATCTTCACCAACGATATCTACCACAAGCTGATCAACCCCGAGGCCGACGATGCCAAGCTGACCATGGTGAGCCGTGTCGCCACGCTGGTACTGGGGGTTCTGGCTATCCTGCTGGCCTATTCGCTTCCCAACATCCTCAGTCTCGTCTTATACGCCTATACCTTCGGCGCGGCGGGGCTCTTCTTCCCCATGCTGGCGCTGCTCTTCTGGAGGCGTGCCACGGCGGCCGGCGCCTTCTGGAGCATCCTGCTCGGCGGCGGGTCGGCACTGGTCTGGAGCTTCCTGCCCTACGACCTGCCCTCCTCCTATATCGGCTGGGGTGTCTCCGCGGTGGTCATCGTGGTGGTCTCCCTGATGACCGAGCACAGCCCCGAG
- a CDS encoding M20/M25/M40 family metallo-hydrolase — MDFAEKRLADRGVPVERHCFHENRIHDYHGVNLYGVLEGARPGPTVLLNGHMDTVKLCEGWTRDPYSGEIEGDRMYGLGACDMKAGSAGIMLALERFLQKKGSEFAGKIVYSLVCDEEGPFGLGTDALIVDGILSGDADVAVIPEPSSAFADVAYPSIALGARGGWNYRVTLHGASCHGAQPEQGINAVSEAARVLLELEKTELPPHEKLGSGSICCVEFHGGGAALSVPDEASFSIFRHVTVGEDKEVLQREVDEAVERAGIRGTAEMHFRDAPHADCDGFPAYVTDEKDAYVASMQRTIKGVTGKEPQITYFDSVGDFCYTGGRLHVPTLVVGPKGANYHAADEYVELSTAVQSANVLLEFLERMVG; from the coding sequence ATGGACTTCGCCGAGAAACGGCTGGCTGACCGCGGGGTGCCCGTAGAGCGCCACTGCTTCCACGAGAACAGGATCCACGACTACCACGGCGTCAATCTCTACGGTGTCCTGGAGGGGGCCCGACCGGGCCCGACGGTGCTGCTGAACGGCCACATGGACACGGTGAAGCTCTGCGAGGGATGGACCCGCGATCCCTACTCGGGGGAGATCGAGGGCGACCGGATGTACGGTCTCGGTGCCTGCGACATGAAGGCCGGTTCGGCGGGGATCATGCTGGCCCTGGAACGCTTTCTGCAGAAGAAGGGCAGCGAGTTTGCCGGGAAGATCGTCTACTCCCTGGTCTGCGACGAGGAGGGGCCCTTCGGCCTCGGGACGGATGCGCTGATCGTGGACGGCATCCTCAGCGGCGACGCCGATGTGGCGGTGATCCCCGAGCCGAGCAGCGCCTTCGCCGATGTGGCCTACCCCAGCATCGCCCTCGGCGCCCGGGGCGGGTGGAACTACCGGGTGACCCTCCACGGCGCCTCCTGCCACGGCGCACAGCCCGAACAGGGGATCAACGCCGTCTCCGAAGCGGCCAGGGTGCTGCTGGAGCTGGAGAAGACGGAACTGCCGCCCCACGAGAAGCTGGGCAGCGGTTCCATCTGCTGCGTGGAGTTCCACGGCGGCGGGGCGGCCCTCTCGGTGCCCGACGAGGCCTCCTTCTCGATCTTCCGGCATGTCACCGTCGGCGAGGACAAGGAGGTCCTGCAGCGGGAGGTCGACGAGGCGGTGGAGCGTGCCGGAATCCGCGGCACGGCGGAGATGCACTTCCGCGACGCCCCCCACGCCGACTGCGACGGTTTCCCCGCCTATGTGACCGATGAAAAGGACGCCTATGTCGCGTCGATGCAGCGCACCATCAAGGGGGTGACCGGAAAGGAGCCTCAGATCACCTACTTCGACAGTGTGGGCGATTTCTGCTACACCGGCGGCCGTCTCCACGTGCCCACCCTGGTGGTGGGACCCAAGGGGGCGAACTACCACGCCGCCGACGAGTACGTGGAGCTCTCCACGGCGGTGCAGAGCGCCAATGTGCTGCTGGAGTTCCTGGAGCGCATGGTTGGGTGA
- the ablA gene encoding lysine 2,3-aminomutase, translating into MMEYSHIDMWKDVPREQWDDWKWQLANRITTVDRLREVINITDEQAEEVDKSLNKLRMAITPYYASLMDPDDPTCPVRMQAVPTMKETHLSESDLNDPLDEDVDSPVEGLTHRYPDRGLLLVTDMCSMYCRHCTRRRHAGETDKQYGREQIAREIDYIRETPSFRDVLLSGGDPLTLDDDTLEWIISQLSEIPHIDFVRIGSRMPVVCPQRITTKLCDMLKKYHPIWLNMQYNHPKELTPESRKACAMLADAGVPLGNQSVLLKGVNDCPYLFRELNQRLLKTRVRPYYIYQCDLSEGIEHFRTSVGKGIEIMEFLRGHTTGLAVPYFIVDAPGGGGKIPVMPNYVVSRSDRKVILRNYEGVLCTYIEPEDNISRPEELYRHEEYTKRQKELSHEGLIHLYDGEKISLEPSHLQRRERSKAYRERKGEA; encoded by the coding sequence ATGATGGAGTACAGTCACATCGACATGTGGAAAGACGTCCCCAGAGAACAGTGGGACGACTGGAAGTGGCAGCTGGCCAACCGAATCACCACGGTGGACAGACTGCGCGAGGTGATCAACATCACCGACGAACAGGCGGAGGAGGTCGACAAGAGCCTGAACAAGCTCCGGATGGCGATCACCCCCTACTACGCCTCCCTGATGGATCCCGACGATCCCACCTGCCCGGTGCGGATGCAGGCGGTGCCCACCATGAAGGAGACCCACCTCTCCGAATCGGATCTCAACGATCCCCTCGACGAGGATGTGGACTCCCCCGTGGAGGGTCTGACCCACCGCTACCCGGACCGCGGCCTGCTGCTGGTGACGGACATGTGCAGCATGTACTGCAGGCACTGCACCCGGCGGCGCCACGCCGGGGAGACCGACAAGCAGTACGGGCGGGAGCAGATCGCCAGGGAGATCGACTACATCCGCGAGACCCCCTCTTTCCGTGACGTCCTGCTCTCCGGCGGCGACCCGCTGACCCTCGACGACGACACGCTGGAGTGGATCATCAGTCAGCTCTCCGAGATCCCCCACATCGACTTCGTCCGCATCGGGAGCCGGATGCCCGTGGTCTGTCCCCAGCGGATCACCACAAAGCTCTGCGATATGCTCAAAAAGTATCACCCAATCTGGTTGAACATGCAGTACAACCATCCCAAGGAGCTCACCCCGGAGAGCCGGAAGGCCTGCGCCATGCTGGCCGATGCCGGTGTCCCCCTGGGGAACCAGTCGGTGCTGCTCAAGGGCGTCAACGACTGCCCCTATCTCTTCCGGGAGCTGAACCAGCGGCTGCTGAAGACGCGGGTGCGGCCCTACTACATCTACCAGTGCGACCTCTCCGAGGGGATCGAACACTTCCGCACCTCCGTGGGCAAGGGGATCGAGATCATGGAGTTCCTGCGCGGCCACACCACAGGCCTGGCGGTGCCCTACTTCATCGTCGACGCCCCCGGCGGCGGCGGGAAGATCCCGGTGATGCCCAACTATGTGGTCTCCCGGTCGGACCGCAAGGTGATCCTCCGCAACTACGAGGGTGTCCTCTGTACCTATATCGAGCCCGAGGACAATATCAGCCGTCCCGAGGAGCTCTACAGGCACGAGGAGTACACCAAGCGGCAGAAGGAGCTCTCCCACGAAGGGCTTATCCACCTCTACGACGGCGAGAAGATCTCCCTGGAGCCCTCCCACCTGCAGCGGCGGGAGCGCAGCAAGGCCTACAGGGAGCGCAAGGGAGAGGCGTAG